From Novipirellula galeiformis, the proteins below share one genomic window:
- a CDS encoding MlaD family protein codes for MDDNKLRFGVGVLVVSAIGIGIILTFLFGAFPNVLSQSYMLTVKFPSAEGVSPNTSVLRDGVRIGRVDKITLLPEGGVLVSLAMDSTQPIDRHYIPTIGNSSLVTGDAAIEFVRADEQELRKVLSDNLDLVNTPFADDDFLDYGKKSKNPYSALFSMEEEMLETMKSIRQAGDSIAVAGTTVNELAIDVQQTVGGADQRMDQLAQEAVNTLEEFQGAIRDVRKIVGSPTIQKGLEDSMSQLPRLLLDAQKTLDSTRETFESFRRVGDRFERVGAAAEETITTAKRSVASFDRTIHNVEKFTEPLGDRGGELVEQVISTLASADLALSEFETLGRSVNNSDGSFKRFLEDDEIYWQIRRTIENVEAASARIRPILDDVRIFSDKIARDPRELGVRGALSKRPSGSGLK; via the coding sequence ATGGATGATAATAAACTTCGGTTCGGTGTCGGCGTGCTGGTCGTTTCGGCGATTGGCATCGGGATCATTTTAACGTTTTTGTTTGGGGCGTTTCCTAACGTGCTCAGCCAAAGCTACATGTTGACGGTGAAGTTCCCATCGGCCGAAGGGGTCAGCCCCAATACGTCGGTACTGCGAGATGGCGTTCGGATCGGACGCGTCGATAAAATCACCCTGCTGCCCGAAGGCGGAGTCTTGGTGTCGTTGGCAATGGACAGCACCCAACCGATCGATCGCCACTACATCCCCACGATCGGAAACAGCTCGCTGGTGACCGGCGATGCCGCGATCGAGTTCGTGCGTGCCGATGAGCAAGAACTGCGCAAGGTCCTCTCGGACAATTTGGATTTAGTGAACACCCCTTTCGCAGACGACGACTTTTTGGACTACGGCAAAAAATCAAAAAATCCCTACTCCGCTCTGTTCAGCATGGAAGAAGAGATGCTCGAAACGATGAAATCCATCCGCCAGGCCGGGGATTCAATCGCAGTCGCGGGCACCACCGTCAACGAATTAGCGATCGACGTTCAACAAACCGTCGGCGGGGCAGATCAGCGAATGGATCAACTGGCTCAAGAAGCGGTCAACACGCTCGAAGAATTCCAAGGTGCCATTCGAGATGTGCGTAAAATTGTGGGCAGTCCCACGATCCAAAAAGGGCTTGAGGACTCGATGTCACAATTACCACGACTGTTGCTCGACGCCCAAAAGACGCTCGACAGCACCCGCGAAACCTTTGAAAGCTTCCGCCGCGTGGGCGATCGATTCGAGCGAGTCGGTGCCGCCGCCGAGGAAACCATCACGACGGCGAAGCGGTCCGTTGCCAGCTTTGATCGCACGATTCACAACGTCGAAAAGTTCACCGAACCGCTCGGAGATCGCGGGGGTGAATTGGTCGAACAAGTGATTTCGACCTTGGCCAGTGCCGACTTGGCGCTGTCCGAGTTTGAAACGCTCGGCCGATCCGTGAACAACAGCGATGGATCGTTCAAACGTTTCCTTGAGGACGACGAGATCTATTGGCAAATTCGACGCACGATCGAAAACGTCGAAGCGGCCTCGGCACGCATTCGCCCGATTCTCGATGACGTCCGCATCTTCAGTGATAAAATCGCCCGAGATCCACGCGAACTTGGGGTTCGCGGTGCGTTGTCAAAACGCCCCTCTGGCTCGGGGTTGAAGTAG
- a CDS encoding ABC transporter ATP-binding protein, giving the protein MNSNNEAEFDDEEELHHHDEMEHGEIEHDDKSNPTEHEQDEVAYAEVEPDDTFTHDSPVLIDVDDLSVVFQGQTILQDIDLSILRGQTIAVIGESGCGKTVFMKTLVGLIAPTHGSVSFDGRRFDQMSMTELTQTRKRFGFVFQNAALFDSMSIFENVAFPLRQNEVVPETEVHERVMQHLFEVGLPSEVARKYPAELSGGMRKRVGLARALILRPELVVYDEPTTGLDPIMSDVINELILETRRRYPVTSIVVTHDMHTARKVADRVLMFYPRRRLGVDESQVLFDGSPSDLEHADDRRVRQFVRGEAGERLKEMSLHSEG; this is encoded by the coding sequence ATGAACTCCAACAACGAAGCTGAGTTCGACGACGAAGAAGAGCTCCATCACCATGATGAGATGGAACATGGCGAAATCGAACACGATGACAAGAGCAACCCCACCGAGCATGAACAGGATGAGGTCGCGTACGCGGAAGTGGAACCCGATGACACGTTCACCCACGACAGCCCGGTATTGATCGATGTCGACGATTTGAGTGTGGTGTTTCAAGGACAAACGATTCTGCAAGACATCGACCTCTCGATCCTGCGCGGCCAAACGATTGCGGTAATCGGAGAAAGCGGATGCGGCAAAACGGTATTCATGAAAACATTGGTGGGCTTGATCGCCCCGACCCACGGCTCGGTCTCGTTTGATGGTCGCCGGTTCGACCAAATGAGCATGACCGAACTAACTCAAACCCGAAAACGATTTGGATTTGTTTTTCAGAATGCGGCCCTCTTCGACAGCATGTCGATTTTTGAGAACGTGGCATTCCCATTGCGGCAGAACGAAGTCGTTCCAGAAACCGAAGTTCACGAACGTGTGATGCAGCATTTGTTCGAAGTCGGCCTGCCAAGCGAAGTGGCGCGAAAGTACCCGGCGGAGTTATCCGGTGGGATGCGAAAGCGAGTGGGGCTGGCCCGCGCCTTGATTCTGCGCCCCGAGTTGGTGGTTTACGACGAGCCAACGACAGGGCTCGATCCGATCATGAGCGACGTGATCAACGAATTGATCCTCGAGACGCGGCGTCGCTATCCGGTGACGAGCATTGTGGTCACCCACGACATGCACACCGCGCGCAAGGTGGCCGATCGCGTGCTGATGTTCTATCCACGTCGCCGGCTCGGCGTCGATGAATCGCAAGTGCTGTTTGATGGGTCGCCCAGTGATCTGGAGCACGCCGACGATCGTCGTGTCCGCCAGTTTGTCCGCGGCGAAGCGGGCGAACGATTGAAGGAGATGTCGCTTCACAGCGAAGGTTAA
- a CDS encoding MlaE family ABC transporter permease: MVRWVTEWGSAVVDGIITVGDIAIFAYKMFVWLFTRLPRRGTLLINFYQVGVLSLPVVALTGTFIGMVLAVNSYYQFHAFGLENRLGVVINTSLVRELGPVLAATMLAGRVGSAMAAVLGTMRVTEQIDALTTMGADPIHYLVVPRFLACILLIPALTLMADFMGIVGGYFYSVIILGIDHAAYLNHSREGVRGFDLFNGIFKSFFFGGVIAIVSCYRGFNCEAGAEGVGKAATAAFVYSFVLILAIDLVLNIFLDAVYFQLYPGGTSIL, from the coding sequence CTGGTGCGCTGGGTCACCGAATGGGGCTCGGCGGTGGTCGACGGCATCATCACCGTCGGCGATATCGCGATTTTCGCCTACAAGATGTTTGTTTGGTTGTTCACGCGGCTACCGCGTCGCGGCACCCTATTGATCAATTTCTATCAAGTGGGCGTGCTGAGCTTGCCCGTCGTGGCTTTGACGGGAACCTTCATTGGAATGGTTTTGGCCGTCAACAGTTACTACCAATTCCACGCGTTCGGGCTGGAAAACCGCTTGGGCGTCGTCATCAACACCTCCTTGGTCCGCGAACTCGGCCCGGTGCTTGCCGCGACCATGCTAGCGGGACGCGTTGGCAGTGCGATGGCGGCAGTTCTGGGAACGATGCGAGTCACCGAACAAATCGATGCCTTGACGACGATGGGGGCCGACCCGATCCATTATCTCGTCGTGCCTCGTTTTCTAGCCTGCATCTTGTTGATCCCCGCGCTAACGTTGATGGCCGATTTCATGGGGATTGTCGGAGGCTATTTTTACAGTGTGATCATCCTTGGGATCGACCATGCCGCGTACCTGAATCATTCGCGCGAAGGCGTGCGTGGTTTTGACCTGTTCAATGGCATCTTCAAGAGCTTCTTCTTTGGTGGCGTGATCGCGATCGTCAGTTGTTACCGCGGATTCAATTGCGAAGCGGGAGCCGAAGGGGTGGGCAAAGCTGCGACCGCAGCGTTCGTCTACTCGTTTGTGTTGATCCTAGCGATCGACCTAGTTCTCAATATCTTCCTCGACGCGGTGTACTTCCAACTCTACCCCGGAGGAACTTCGATCCTATGA